Proteins encoded by one window of Desulfurococcus sp.:
- a CDS encoding alpha-amylase family glycosyl hydrolase: MVVRLIPGFTGVDELYKILGRSTIGRGRLGKYLVEYSLPWPREARRVYLIGVFSGWFPGHLRLSREGSRGRIILKLWPGVYPYGYSIEGRDIIPDPENNEIIEVRPFYDWHGVFKLSKSIVKPSDNPLEEVVHDEGDEAFLHRFLDTLVVRIRTPRLIEEPRLVAWRGEEFKAATSYAFEDTIIYEYHLPFIENNVYSYRFLVRFHGEEYYYGDEGVGYNTSPIIVHSRSIPGADRLEWYMGTVYYQIFPDSFDNGDPGNDPPTRITRTAPREHGYYGGDLQGIIRRVDHIADLGVEALYLTPIFQAGSYHRYDISDFTSIDRYLGTINDFDELVRRLHERNIKVVLDITLHHTGVCFPMFIKALEEGPGSASWSWYLFRDTPSREDLHRVSRLLKEACRTMDYRVLGELLRELREKYSSPFYESFFNLWHMPKLNHENPEVLEYFTNITRFWVERGVDGFRIDVAMGIYHAWLKLYYEKIKSIYREFLLLGELNDYPVYYAEYFDSSMDYYWRKILLEKIIDENLPTTKMLEALAVEYGELPHYKSISLYHTLGTHDTPRIMSYVKGDIGKIKLLYALLFTLPGSPAVYYGDEIGMEGGRDPDNRRPMEWARDKWVIEVYSFVRRMIAIYKAWKPLRHGFYKALVINDDVILVRRWFKNEEVYLIANLSEEKKTVRIEGVKGRFTNLLTGETIDVEDELNVELGRYGFLLLGRDSG; this comes from the coding sequence ATGGTAGTTAGGCTTATACCTGGGTTTACAGGTGTAGATGAATTGTACAAGATACTAGGGCGTAGTACCATAGGTAGAGGCCGCTTAGGCAAGTATCTCGTCGAGTACAGCCTACCGTGGCCACGTGAAGCCAGAAGAGTATACCTTATCGGAGTATTCTCTGGATGGTTTCCAGGACACTTAAGGTTAAGCAGAGAAGGCTCTCGTGGTAGAATAATCTTAAAGCTATGGCCCGGTGTATACCCTTACGGCTACTCCATTGAGGGAAGGGATATAATCCCTGACCCGGAGAACAACGAGATCATCGAAGTAAGACCCTTCTACGACTGGCATGGGGTATTCAAGCTCTCTAAATCTATTGTTAAGCCATCAGATAATCCTCTCGAGGAAGTAGTCCACGATGAGGGGGATGAAGCATTTCTACATAGATTCCTTGATACACTCGTAGTTAGAATTAGAACACCTAGATTGATCGAGGAGCCCAGGCTCGTAGCTTGGAGAGGCGAGGAGTTTAAAGCTGCTACGAGCTATGCTTTCGAGGATACCATTATATACGAGTATCATCTACCATTCATCGAGAATAATGTATACAGTTATAGATTTCTCGTGAGATTTCACGGCGAAGAATACTATTATGGTGATGAGGGAGTAGGCTATAATACAAGCCCCATCATAGTTCACTCAAGAAGTATACCGGGAGCAGACCGTTTAGAGTGGTACATGGGGACAGTATACTATCAGATATTCCCCGATAGCTTCGACAACGGGGATCCCGGGAACGATCCACCTACGAGGATCACGCGTACAGCTCCAAGAGAGCATGGCTACTATGGAGGGGATCTCCAAGGTATAATCCGTAGAGTAGATCATATAGCTGACCTGGGCGTAGAAGCCTTATATTTAACACCCATCTTCCAGGCAGGCTCGTACCACCGCTACGATATCAGCGACTTCACTAGTATAGATAGATATCTCGGCACAATCAACGACTTCGATGAACTTGTTAGAAGACTCCACGAGAGGAACATTAAGGTTGTCCTGGATATAACACTACACCACACTGGAGTATGCTTCCCTATGTTCATTAAAGCACTAGAAGAAGGGCCGGGTTCAGCTTCATGGTCATGGTATCTCTTCAGGGATACACCTTCAAGAGAGGATCTCCACCGAGTATCAAGGCTATTGAAGGAGGCCTGTAGAACCATGGATTACCGTGTCCTCGGGGAGCTGCTGAGGGAACTGAGAGAGAAGTATTCAAGCCCCTTCTACGAGTCCTTCTTCAACTTATGGCATATGCCTAAGTTAAACCACGAGAACCCTGAGGTACTCGAATACTTCACTAATATAACACGATTCTGGGTTGAGAGAGGAGTCGATGGATTCCGTATTGATGTTGCAATGGGGATATACCATGCATGGCTTAAACTATACTACGAGAAAATTAAAAGCATCTACAGAGAATTCCTGCTACTCGGCGAGTTAAACGACTACCCAGTCTACTACGCTGAATACTTTGACTCCTCCATGGATTACTACTGGAGGAAAATACTCCTAGAGAAAATCATAGATGAAAACCTACCTACCACTAAAATGCTGGAGGCTCTCGCCGTAGAGTATGGAGAGCTACCACACTATAAATCCATATCGCTCTATCACACCCTTGGAACACATGACACGCCAAGGATAATGAGCTACGTAAAAGGTGATATAGGAAAGATTAAATTACTCTACGCTCTACTCTTCACGCTTCCTGGTTCTCCTGCAGTCTACTATGGTGACGAGATAGGGATGGAGGGGGGTAGAGACCCGGATAACAGGAGACCCATGGAATGGGCTAGAGATAAATGGGTGATAGAAGTATACAGCTTCGTTAGAAGAATGATCGCAATTTATAAAGCGTGGAAGCCGCTAAGGCATGGTTTCTACAAGGCTCTAGTAATCAATGATGATGTCATCCTCGTTAGGAGGTGGTTTAAGAATGAGGAAGTATACTTGATCGCTAATCTCTCGGAGGAAAAGAAGACTGTGAGAATTGAAGGGGTGAAAGGCCGCTTCACTAATCTGCTCACAGGTGAAACTATAGATGTAGAGGATGAGTTGAATGTAGAGCTGGGAAGATATGGTTTTCTGCTGCTGGGTAGAGATAGCGGTTAA
- a CDS encoding aldehyde ferredoxin oxidoreductase family protein — protein sequence MKGGYTGRILYVNLTDERIRVESIDEEAARKYIGGKGYALHVFYKKYLKEYMSKGIAPRDIDPLGPENVLAFTTGPITGIAGAPAPGRYHVMALRSPLTGSVGSANSGGEFGPYLKFAGYDMIFIEGQAERPVYIEIVEGHVDIKNAGDLWGLNTFDTTRILTRRIGHKNTSVACIGPAGENQVLIASIINDEHRAAGRTGLGAVMGSKKLKAIVVAGSQQPAVAEPEEYKKLSIELIERLRKNPVTGEALPKYGTAVLVNIINQVGGLPFKNWQSGYNPEADKISGETLAAKYLIKRRPCWGCQIGCGRVSSVKFGPYQILYTEGPEYESIWALGNDTGVVDLEAIIKANHLCDELGLDTISMGSTIATAMELYEKGLIPEEDLEGMDLRFGNPAALVEAVWRTAYKSGFGAKLALGSKRLAEMYGAPELSMSVKGLEMPAYDPRAIKGIGLTYATANRGGCHVTGYTVSSEVLGIPEKTDPLTPAGKARLAKLFQDLTAVVNSAVNCLFTTFEINAEDYARLFNTIAGFNFTSKDVLTIGERIYNLERYIMSLYGFSAKDDILPPRLLREPMPEGPAKGHVVELDVMLKEYYELRGWVNGVPTKEKLRELGIEL from the coding sequence TTGAAGGGAGGATATACTGGTAGAATCCTCTACGTTAATTTAACTGATGAGAGGATACGCGTGGAATCTATTGATGAGGAAGCAGCTAGGAAGTATATTGGAGGAAAAGGCTACGCGCTACACGTATTCTACAAGAAGTACCTGAAGGAGTATATGAGTAAAGGTATTGCACCACGCGATATTGACCCCCTGGGCCCTGAAAACGTATTAGCCTTTACAACTGGGCCTATAACAGGCATTGCGGGGGCTCCAGCACCTGGGAGATACCATGTTATGGCGTTAAGAAGCCCTCTCACAGGCTCGGTGGGCAGTGCTAACAGCGGTGGTGAGTTCGGCCCCTACCTGAAGTTTGCTGGATATGATATGATCTTTATTGAGGGGCAGGCTGAGAGACCCGTTTACATTGAGATAGTGGAAGGACATGTAGACATCAAGAATGCCGGCGACCTATGGGGGTTAAATACGTTTGATACAACACGCATACTCACAAGGAGAATAGGCCACAAGAATACCAGTGTTGCGTGTATAGGTCCCGCTGGAGAGAACCAGGTTCTTATAGCATCAATAATTAACGACGAGCATAGAGCAGCTGGAAGAACAGGTCTTGGAGCTGTAATGGGATCTAAGAAGCTTAAAGCGATTGTAGTAGCGGGAAGCCAGCAGCCAGCTGTAGCTGAACCAGAGGAGTACAAGAAGCTCTCTATTGAGCTAATCGAGAGGCTGCGGAAGAATCCTGTGACAGGTGAAGCCCTACCCAAGTATGGTACCGCTGTCTTAGTTAATATAATAAACCAGGTTGGCGGGTTACCATTCAAGAACTGGCAGAGCGGCTATAATCCTGAAGCCGATAAGATTAGTGGTGAAACACTGGCTGCCAAGTATCTTATAAAGCGTAGGCCGTGCTGGGGGTGCCAGATAGGTTGTGGGAGAGTCTCCAGTGTTAAATTCGGGCCTTACCAGATACTCTACACTGAGGGACCTGAATACGAATCGATATGGGCTCTAGGGAATGATACAGGAGTAGTAGACTTAGAGGCTATTATTAAAGCCAACCACCTCTGCGATGAACTAGGCTTAGATACTATAAGCATGGGTTCTACGATTGCAACCGCCATGGAGCTCTACGAGAAGGGGCTGATACCTGAAGAAGACTTGGAAGGCATGGATCTAAGATTCGGCAACCCAGCAGCACTAGTAGAAGCCGTGTGGAGAACAGCCTATAAGAGTGGTTTTGGAGCCAAGCTAGCACTAGGTAGCAAGAGGCTTGCCGAAATGTACGGTGCACCAGAGTTAAGCATGAGCGTTAAAGGATTAGAGATGCCAGCATACGATCCAAGAGCGATTAAGGGCATTGGATTAACCTATGCTACAGCGAATAGAGGTGGATGCCACGTCACAGGTTACACTGTGTCATCAGAGGTCCTCGGGATACCGGAGAAAACTGACCCGCTTACACCTGCAGGGAAAGCTAGGCTAGCTAAGTTATTCCAGGATCTCACAGCTGTTGTTAACTCGGCTGTCAACTGCCTCTTCACGACATTTGAGATTAACGCTGAAGACTACGCTAGACTCTTCAACACTATAGCTGGATTCAACTTCACATCGAAGGATGTCTTAACAATTGGTGAGAGAATATACAACCTGGAGAGATACATCATGTCGCTTTATGGCTTCTCAGCTAAGGATGATATACTACCCCCCAGGCTGCTAAGAGAACCCATGCCTGAAGGCCCTGCTAAAGGCCACGTGGTTGAACTAGACGTTATGCTAAAAGAGTACTATGAGCTGAGAGGCTGGGTAAACGGGGTTCCAACAAAAGAGAAGCTGAGAGAGCTGGGCATAGAACTTTAA
- a CDS encoding thiamine pyrophosphate-dependent enzyme produces the protein MTVRTLPEFPVKKGEPAYKLWIFEPGWKGELPLVFNLRQMAEQKRPALLPGHRLCAGCAAPLVVKLASFAFRGPTIVVNATGCLEVSSTVFPYTSWAVPWIHVAFENSAAVAGGIEAAIKALKKTGRLPYDHVDVVVFAGDGGTFDIGFQALSGMAERGHDVLYILYDNEAYMNTGIQRSGGTPRFAATTTSPAGEVIPGKPEQKKPIAEIMVAHRIPYVATTTPAHWMDLMKKVRKGLEVNGPAFIHALSDCDRGWRHETDISVEVMRRAVDTCYFPLWEWTPQQGYMLTDRSLAIARNPALKQPIEKYIEVQGRFRHLLKPENKELLKQFQEYVDAVWEDLLRRAANAPK, from the coding sequence ATGACCGTTAGAACTCTACCTGAATTCCCTGTTAAGAAAGGAGAGCCAGCCTACAAGCTATGGATATTCGAGCCGGGATGGAAGGGTGAGCTACCACTAGTATTCAATTTAAGGCAGATGGCTGAGCAGAAGAGGCCTGCACTACTCCCAGGACACAGATTATGTGCTGGATGTGCTGCACCACTAGTAGTAAAATTAGCGAGCTTCGCCTTCAGAGGACCGACAATAGTTGTTAATGCAACCGGGTGCCTAGAGGTATCATCAACAGTATTCCCCTACACTAGCTGGGCTGTCCCATGGATACACGTAGCTTTCGAGAACTCTGCTGCAGTAGCTGGAGGCATCGAGGCAGCAATTAAAGCCTTGAAGAAAACTGGGAGGCTTCCATACGATCATGTAGATGTTGTAGTATTCGCTGGCGACGGAGGTACCTTCGACATAGGCTTCCAGGCTCTCAGCGGGATGGCTGAGAGAGGCCATGACGTGCTATACATACTCTACGATAATGAAGCATACATGAATACTGGCATCCAGAGGTCTGGTGGAACCCCTAGGTTCGCAGCAACCACGACATCCCCCGCAGGTGAAGTCATACCAGGTAAACCTGAGCAGAAGAAGCCTATAGCCGAGATAATGGTTGCCCACAGAATACCCTACGTAGCTACCACTACACCAGCCCACTGGATGGATTTAATGAAGAAGGTGAGGAAAGGCCTTGAAGTAAACGGGCCAGCATTCATACACGCATTAAGCGATTGTGACCGAGGGTGGAGGCATGAAACCGATATATCTGTGGAGGTTATGAGGAGAGCCGTTGATACATGCTACTTCCCTCTATGGGAGTGGACGCCTCAGCAGGGATACATGTTAACAGATAGAAGCCTCGCTATAGCTAGGAATCCAGCGTTAAAGCAGCCCATAGAGAAGTACATTGAAGTTCAGGGTAGATTCAGGCACTTATTGAAGCCGGAGAACAAGGAGCTCTTAAAGCAGTTCCAGGAGTATGTTGACGCTGTATGGGAGGATCTGTTAAGGAGAGCCGCTAATGCACCTAAATGA
- a CDS encoding 4Fe-4S binding protein: MSEPRGWRSLPMGGVAYRLSTDVKTGDWRALRPVVDHDKCIKCMLCWLYCPDMAIVWDGEKIQVNLDYCKGCGICAHECPVKAISMVPEFEV, encoded by the coding sequence GTGAGTGAGCCTAGAGGCTGGAGAAGTCTTCCAATGGGTGGCGTTGCATACAGGCTCTCCACGGATGTTAAAACAGGCGACTGGCGTGCACTGAGACCAGTGGTAGACCACGATAAGTGCATTAAGTGCATGCTATGCTGGCTCTACTGCCCCGACATGGCTATAGTATGGGATGGCGAGAAGATCCAGGTTAACCTGGACTACTGTAAGGGATGCGGGATATGTGCTCACGAATGCCCTGTTAAAGCTATAAGCATGGTTCCCGAGTTCGAGGTGTAA
- a CDS encoding MoaD family protein — protein MIKVKILLFATLREKYGVSQLEVELEKGDFKEAIHKASMILGRDFLSEVFSGDSYRSDRLILVNGRHIQFIKDLKLNDGDTIAIFPPAAGGS, from the coding sequence TTGATTAAAGTTAAAATATTGTTGTTTGCGACGCTAAGAGAGAAGTATGGTGTAAGCCAACTTGAAGTAGAATTAGAGAAAGGGGATTTCAAGGAGGCAATCCATAAAGCTAGCATGATTCTCGGTAGAGACTTTCTCAGCGAAGTCTTTTCAGGCGATAGCTATCGAAGCGACAGGTTGATCCTAGTTAACGGAAGACATATACAATTCATTAAAGATCTTAAGCTAAACGACGGGGATACTATAGCTATATTTCCTCCAGCAGCAGGAGGTAGTTGA
- a CDS encoding MoxR family ATPase, with amino-acid sequence MTFYDTVRKILIDGELLIEREKELKIIIASMLARGHIVLEGVPGVAKTYTAKAVSKLLGLEFKRVQMTPDLLPSDIIGYVVFDQRTGGFTVRKGPIFTNILLVDEVNRASPRTQSALLEAMQERQVTIEGETFRLPEPFMVLATMNPIEMEGVFPLPEAQLDRFLAKITVGYTSHEGLVKIIKRADEIERIIGELKPVLTRDELLDEIKRAGEVRVDDSIYDYIALIVEETRRHAAVRLGASPRAGIALLKIARSIAYINGRSYVIPDDVREACKPVLSHRLVLKPEYEIQGLPVEKVIDDVLSRVKVPAP; translated from the coding sequence ATGACATTCTATGATACTGTGAGAAAGATTCTTATTGATGGAGAACTTTTAATTGAAAGAGAGAAGGAGTTAAAGATAATCATCGCGTCAATGCTTGCAAGAGGACACATCGTGCTAGAGGGTGTTCCAGGTGTTGCGAAAACCTATACTGCTAAAGCGGTTTCAAAGCTACTCGGATTAGAGTTTAAGCGTGTTCAAATGACCCCTGACCTCCTTCCATCCGATATTATAGGCTACGTTGTCTTCGACCAGAGAACCGGTGGCTTCACAGTTAGAAAAGGCCCGATCTTCACGAATATACTCCTAGTTGACGAGGTGAACAGGGCTTCTCCTAGAACTCAGTCAGCTCTGCTTGAAGCTATGCAGGAGAGGCAGGTGACAATTGAAGGCGAGACCTTTAGGCTTCCAGAGCCTTTCATGGTGCTGGCAACCATGAACCCTATTGAAATGGAGGGAGTTTTCCCGCTGCCTGAAGCCCAGCTTGACAGATTTCTAGCTAAGATCACGGTAGGCTATACATCCCACGAGGGTCTTGTAAAGATAATCAAGCGGGCTGATGAAATAGAGAGAATTATAGGAGAGTTAAAGCCTGTGCTTACACGCGATGAACTACTCGATGAAATCAAGAGGGCAGGGGAGGTTAGAGTCGACGACTCCATATACGACTATATAGCGTTAATCGTAGAGGAGACCCGAAGGCATGCTGCTGTAAGACTCGGGGCTTCACCTAGAGCCGGCATAGCTCTTCTTAAAATAGCGAGGTCGATAGCCTACATTAATGGTAGAAGCTACGTGATCCCTGATGACGTGCGAGAGGCCTGTAAGCCAGTGCTATCTCACAGACTGGTACTCAAGCCTGAGTACGAGATCCAAGGACTCCCCGTGGAGAAAGTAATAGATGATGTCTTATCTAGAGTAAAGGTGCCGGCACCGTGA
- the porA gene encoding pyruvate ferredoxin oxidoreductase, with protein MVKAVSKPRIPLEKQTLMLVNGDEAVAYAVKQSHVDVVAAYPITPQTIIVEKYSEFVFDGLVHTEFIPVESEHSAMSACVGAAAAGARAFTATSSQGLALMVEIVYIASAMRLPIVMAVVNRALSAPINIHNDHSDAYLMRDSGWIQLFVENVQEAYDTTIQAFKIAEDPSVQLPVAVNLDGFFLSHTLEKIYMLPDEDVYNYLGGPRKLVKVKVDYFDEEVPLALNPARPLTFGSLDLYDYYFEHKVQQVEAMKAVPEVVRRVNDEWFELTGRRYGDGILETYGMEDADIAVVVMGSTAGTVRSVVRSLREKGEKVGLVKVRMFRPFPHNEIAEVLSGAKIVAVMDKAATPGNFSALYEDVAASLYDLSERPMLVNYIYGLGGRDTPPSLIYKMIEEVKRDLEAKRIERKIRYLGVRE; from the coding sequence ATGGTGAAAGCTGTCTCTAAGCCTAGAATACCACTTGAGAAGCAGACTTTAATGCTTGTTAACGGTGATGAAGCCGTAGCATATGCAGTTAAGCAGAGCCATGTAGATGTTGTTGCAGCATACCCTATAACACCGCAGACCATAATAGTTGAGAAGTACTCGGAGTTCGTGTTCGATGGGCTAGTTCACACGGAGTTCATACCAGTAGAGTCCGAGCACTCAGCTATGAGCGCGTGCGTGGGTGCAGCAGCCGCTGGAGCAAGAGCCTTCACAGCAACCTCCTCGCAGGGATTAGCCTTAATGGTTGAAATAGTATACATTGCCTCAGCAATGAGGCTACCAATAGTTATGGCTGTAGTTAACAGGGCTCTCTCAGCACCAATAAACATCCACAACGACCATAGTGACGCATACCTTATGAGGGATTCAGGCTGGATACAGCTGTTCGTGGAGAACGTGCAGGAAGCTTACGATACAACAATACAAGCCTTCAAGATAGCAGAGGATCCAAGCGTTCAGCTACCAGTAGCCGTGAACCTCGATGGATTCTTCCTAAGCCACACCCTAGAGAAGATATACATGCTACCCGATGAAGACGTCTACAACTATCTCGGCGGCCCCAGAAAGCTCGTTAAAGTCAAAGTAGACTACTTCGATGAAGAAGTACCCCTCGCTCTAAACCCTGCAAGACCGCTAACATTCGGATCCCTAGACCTCTACGACTACTACTTCGAGCACAAGGTTCAACAGGTTGAAGCAATGAAAGCAGTACCAGAAGTCGTCAGAAGAGTAAACGATGAGTGGTTCGAGCTAACTGGCAGGAGGTATGGTGACGGCATTCTTGAAACATACGGCATGGAGGACGCTGATATAGCAGTAGTAGTAATGGGTAGTACAGCAGGAACTGTGAGAAGCGTAGTGAGAAGCCTCAGAGAGAAGGGGGAGAAGGTAGGATTAGTTAAGGTTAGAATGTTCAGGCCATTCCCCCACAACGAGATAGCTGAGGTGTTATCAGGCGCTAAGATAGTTGCTGTGATGGATAAAGCTGCTACTCCAGGAAACTTCAGCGCGCTATACGAGGATGTAGCTGCAAGCCTCTACGATTTAAGTGAAAGACCAATGCTAGTCAACTACATCTACGGGCTCGGCGGGAGGGATACACCACCATCACTAATCTACAAGATGATTGAGGAGGTTAAGAGGGATCTCGAGGCGAAACGTATTGAAAGAAAGATAAGGTATCTGGGGGTGAGGGAGTAG
- a CDS encoding hydrogenase maturation protease, with protein sequence MHLNEFFHQNVDLASILRRLLEGSTLIIGLGSPLRMDDQAGLLLCDELTSRGVECVKCEYGLENCLSEMKGARRIIIVDAVLYEDAKPGEIVIVGEDALLEKYSLATTHSIPLKTLLKLMHESGIEEIYIIGIVPQSLDYGLEVSEVVRESVRRLVAAFIEAIKTQGDHI encoded by the coding sequence ATGCACCTAAATGAATTTTTTCATCAAAACGTAGACCTCGCTTCAATTCTACGCAGGCTTCTCGAAGGCTCTACGCTAATTATTGGTTTAGGCTCGCCTCTCCGAATGGATGATCAAGCCGGCCTTCTACTCTGCGACGAGCTTACATCAAGAGGCGTTGAGTGCGTTAAATGCGAGTATGGTCTTGAGAACTGTTTAAGTGAAATGAAAGGAGCGAGAAGAATAATAATAGTTGACGCTGTTCTCTACGAGGATGCAAAGCCTGGTGAGATAGTTATTGTAGGCGAGGATGCCTTACTTGAAAAGTACTCGCTGGCTACAACCCACAGCATCCCCTTGAAGACACTGTTAAAGCTTATGCACGAGTCAGGCATTGAGGAGATATATATTATAGGAATAGTACCGCAGAGCCTCGACTATGGTCTCGAGGTATCTGAAGTAGTACGCGAGAGCGTAAGAAGGCTAGTAGCAGCTTTCATTGAAGCCATTAAAACACAGGGAGACCACATCTAA
- a CDS encoding DUF4129 domain-containing protein: protein MRRLPAILVFTLMLVLSAPVALSEERHTPGFPLQTQPPQSLDEIARESLNVTDIKISSLNETVIRELLGNLTASGLLNESYSSMVNRTLESNTTTLLANINNTSLQAMLRSLLEKNEVSPENIASILEYIDTLKARGELSSSDELAVYRILADLASKKGDSLLASMLMSRMLTAIMEAAGHQSLYQESIPAGVSTPILGLKAPGAFTPQGFKIPMPVLPGLTGFLSLQLATPLLVFTAIFALVLLTTSQRARITGILGRVYSEIHLKLARSSAVKTTAPGDCISAYWASISFIKQRYGYSKMPSETHREYLRRVSGKLPSREAALLEEITMLYEECRFNPLLANRREVDEKTVRKYIELVSLVEEGKVRS from the coding sequence GTGAGAAGACTTCCAGCAATCCTTGTTTTCACTCTCATGCTCGTTCTTTCAGCCCCAGTAGCACTCTCGGAGGAAAGACATACACCCGGGTTCCCACTTCAAACCCAGCCTCCTCAAAGCCTAGATGAAATAGCACGTGAATCACTCAACGTGACGGATATTAAAATAAGCTCTCTCAACGAGACTGTGATTAGAGAGCTCCTTGGGAATCTTACAGCAAGTGGACTGCTTAATGAATCGTATAGTAGCATGGTTAATAGGACTCTTGAGAGTAACACCACCACTCTTCTCGCTAACATTAACAATACCAGTCTTCAAGCAATGCTTAGAAGCCTCCTCGAGAAGAACGAGGTTTCACCTGAAAATATAGCATCAATACTAGAGTACATTGATACATTAAAGGCTAGAGGTGAATTAAGCTCCAGCGATGAGCTAGCTGTATACCGTATACTAGCAGACCTAGCCTCTAAGAAGGGGGATTCACTACTAGCATCAATGCTTATGAGTAGAATGCTCACGGCGATCATGGAGGCAGCGGGACATCAATCCCTATATCAGGAGAGTATTCCAGCAGGCGTCTCAACACCTATACTAGGATTAAAGGCTCCGGGAGCATTCACACCCCAGGGCTTCAAGATACCGATGCCAGTACTACCTGGTTTAACCGGGTTCCTCAGCCTCCAGCTAGCTACTCCACTTCTTGTATTCACAGCTATATTCGCCTTAGTACTCTTAACAACTTCGCAGAGAGCTAGAATAACCGGTATTCTCGGAAGAGTGTACTCCGAGATCCACTTAAAGCTAGCTAGGAGTAGCGCCGTGAAAACTACTGCACCAGGCGACTGCATATCAGCTTACTGGGCTAGTATATCCTTCATCAAACAGAGGTACGGTTACTCCAAGATGCCAAGTGAAACGCACAGAGAGTACCTAAGGAGAGTTTCAGGCAAGCTCCCCTCAAGGGAAGCCGCGTTGCTCGAGGAGATAACAATGCTCTACGAGGAGTGCAGGTTCAACCCGCTGCTAGCAAATAGAAGAGAAGTAGATGAAAAAACCGTTAGAAAGTATATTGAGCTGGTGAGCCTAGTTGAAGAAGGGAAGGTTCGTTCTTGA
- a CDS encoding M42 family metallopeptidase, protein MSWRSEYLELVRRLTSIHGPSGREDSVRDLVVELMKPHVDKLWIDVWGNVVGYRRGRSDSGRIMLAAHMDEIGLFVSHIEDDGFLRVVPIGGVLERTLLYQRVVVKTRDGRTWRGVIGLKPPHIVKPEEAQKIPEIRELFVDVGASSKEEVEKMGIRVGDTVVFDREVAELSGDRITGKAFDDRVGVAVMLKALEMLETPGVDAYFVATVQEEVGLKGARVSSYGISPDVALAIDVTIASDVPGVSKSEWFTRLGYGPAIKIADGRNATGLISHPKVVEFLVNIAERRKIPYQLEVISGGTTDASIIALNKEGVAASTISIPARYIHSPVEVVDLKDLYNASQLAKAFIEEVTPEWIKSVKGVVIK, encoded by the coding sequence GTGAGCTGGAGAAGCGAGTACCTTGAACTAGTTAGAAGGCTTACAAGCATTCATGGACCGAGCGGGAGAGAGGATTCTGTTAGAGACCTAGTAGTAGAGTTAATGAAGCCTCATGTAGACAAGCTCTGGATAGATGTCTGGGGTAATGTAGTAGGCTATAGGAGAGGGAGAAGTGATTCCGGGAGGATCATGCTGGCAGCCCACATGGATGAGATAGGATTATTTGTATCCCATATAGAGGATGACGGCTTCCTCAGAGTCGTACCTATAGGTGGAGTCCTCGAGAGAACACTACTGTACCAGAGAGTTGTCGTGAAGACAAGGGATGGGAGAACATGGAGGGGTGTTATAGGCTTAAAGCCTCCCCACATCGTGAAACCCGAGGAAGCCCAGAAGATACCAGAGATTAGAGAGTTATTCGTAGATGTCGGTGCTTCATCGAAAGAGGAAGTAGAGAAGATGGGTATAAGGGTTGGAGACACCGTAGTCTTCGACAGAGAAGTTGCAGAGTTAAGTGGCGACAGGATCACCGGCAAGGCGTTTGATGATAGAGTTGGGGTAGCAGTCATGCTGAAAGCCCTCGAGATGCTTGAGACACCAGGAGTCGACGCCTACTTTGTCGCTACAGTTCAAGAAGAGGTTGGATTAAAGGGCGCCAGGGTATCCTCGTATGGTATTTCACCTGATGTAGCGTTAGCAATAGATGTAACCATAGCCAGCGATGTCCCAGGGGTCTCGAAGAGCGAGTGGTTCACTCGACTTGGATACGGGCCGGCGATAAAGATAGCTGATGGAAGAAATGCTACTGGACTCATATCCCACCCCAAGGTCGTGGAGTTCCTGGTGAATATAGCTGAGAGGAGAAAGATACCATATCAGCTTGAAGTAATCTCAGGAGGTACAACTGATGCATCTATAATAGCATTGAATAAAGAGGGGGTTGCTGCAAGCACGATCTCTATTCCAGCCAGATACATTCATAGTCCAGTCGAAGTAGTAGACTTAAAAGACCTGTACAATGCATCCCAGCTTGCAAAAGCATTCATAGAGGAGGTTACACCAGAATGGATTAAGAGTGTTAAAGGAGTAGTAATAAAGTAG